The genomic DNA tgttgAGTGAGGAGATACACGACCGTCTTGGGCGACACACAGCTGACGACTCTAATGGCTTGCGTGGTGTCCATGTTCCAAGTCGGTGGCATTGTCGGCTCTCTGTTTGCGCCCTGCTGCAACACGAAGCTGGGACGTAGGGGCAGCCTACTGGTAGGTGGAGCTCTTCTGACAATGGCCGCATTGCTGCAGTTCTTCTGCCGCATGGCCAACTCGgtggaaatgctgctgctggggcgtCTAGTAGGCGGTATGGCAGCGGCCCTAGTCTACACCACTCAGCCCATGTATCTGGTGGAGCTGGCGCCGGCGGAGCTGAGCGGCAGCGTGGGCGTCTTCACTTGCATCGGCATCACCGGCGGGGTTGTGGTGGGGCAGCTCTGTTCCTTCGATTTCCTGTTAGGAACCAGGAAACACTGGCACTACGCCCTGGCTGGCTATGTGTTACTCGTGATCATTGGCCTGACGCCGCTCCTCTGGTTTCCCGAGAGCCCCAGCTACCTGATGTCCAAGGGGAACAAGGAGAAGACCCGTGCGATTCTTGTGCGCCTGCGCAAGAGCGAGCAGCGCGCAGACACGGAGCTGGCGGAGATCGAGGCTGCCTCGGCCGTCGCAGTGGAGAAGAGCAGCCTGGCAGCCGTGATCCGCAATAGCAAGCTGACGATGCCCCTGATCATTGTGTGCTCCTTCCATTTGGTACAGCAAATGAGCGGAATAAATGCGGTAGGCAGTGGTGCATAGATCTTTCGCATTTCCAGCATAATCTTTCCATATCTTCCCAGATTTGGTACTATTCCGTGTCCATTTTTACAGATGCTGGGTTCACCTTGAAGGTGGCCTCGTGGCTGAACTTTGCCGAGGGTGTGCTTAACTTTTTCGTTGCCCTCTTCGGACCCTGGATGATGGCCAGCTTCAACAGGCGGATCATGATGATGCTCTCCTGCCTATTGTCATCCATTTTTCTGGTTTTGCTCAGTGTCGGACTGGAGCTAATGGTAGCAATTCCTTTGAATATCCGCATACATTTTACATGCTCGTACTTATCCCTTAGAAATCCTACCAGGAGGTTTCCTACGGCTGCATCCTCTTCCTGTCGCTGTACATTGTTGCCTTCAACTTCGCTCTAGGGCCCATGCCCTTCTTCATTGGTTCAGGTGAGTAACCAAAATTCCTAGGCTTTACATGTGCTATGTGACCCATAAATAGAGCTCCTCGAGGCCTCGCCACGTCCCGCTGCGATGGCCCTGGGCAGCCTGACCAATTGGTCATCCAACTTTCTGCTTGGCATGGTGTTTCCCCTCCTGCAGGCAGGCATTGGACCGTTTTCCTTCATACCCTGCTCTCTGATATGCGTCTATGGTTTCCTCCTGACCTGCCGGTACTTGCCGGAGACCAGGAACCGCGACCCCAAGGATGTGGCGCCCTTGCTGGAGAAAGGCCTCAAATCGAAgatcaaataaaagagaaagtaaagtattaaatatattatagcTTACGGTAGGGTATGCGCATATCGGTGGCAGAACCCCTAGAGTCTAGCCAAAAAGTAGCGTGGAATACGCTCtgctctcacgctctctctggCACTCGACAGCATTCCTCTCCTCCACAGAGATGGGCGCACACGGCCAACAATGAGACGAGACGCGACGCGACGTCACAGGTAATGCGTCAAGATTAGCGCTTTGTGTATGTTGTCTATAAATACAGCCAGTGTGCCACAGTGGGCCACGGAGCGTCGAGGAGAGCGCACGCGGATTGCGAATGAGGCACTTGCTCCGAGATCGGGTCGAATCGGATTGGCAGCGGTAGGGCTACGCaacgcagcggcagcacacgAAAGTGAATTGAAGTGAACAGAAATCAAGTAATGTGCGTTTAAAAATACACGAAAttacgaaacaaaaacaaaaacaagaccgctgttatttgttgtttgttgtgcagcaacagcattaaataatttccaataGAATAGAATTCCAATCCCAAATCCAAATCTGAAGGCATCATTCGGTGCGTTGAATAACACTGATAAAATAATAtacagaagcaaaagcagaggcagaggcagaggcggcgtgcacaaacataaatatcGTCGTTCTACATGTACAGTTCGAAAATACATCTGATCGGAGCGAAGCGGAGCGGAGAAGAGCAGCATTGAGATAGCGGTGCTTTCTCATTCATGACGTCACGGCCACGAGTGCACGAGGTGAGCATCTGGCAAGGAAGaacgcagcgcagcgcagcggcagtCAGTGAcggccaaaacaaaacgactCTGCCAATTGTCATAATAAACAGGTTTGTAACTTGCATTAATAGCAATGGAATAGAAATGGTCTCCCGCCCGGCACAGGAGGCTAGGATCAGCTGTCAGCTAACAGGGTGAAATAGTGCAGAGGGTGGCACACGCAACTCGATACGCATTCAATACACGCAGTGTGCGGTCAATGAacggaaattagtttttggctCACATGGTGTCCCGTCCGTGTACTGTCATGTCATTTGGCGGCTTGGCCAAAGTATTCTTGCCATCAATAtgcgtggatgtggatgtcaTCGttgtttcttatttttgtaatgttttttttttgtaagtaTTGCGATATTAGTGTTTCATTTTGGTCTTTTTCGTCCGGTagtataattaaatttgaaaatctCTTCTCGTGTAGCCGCTGACACTTAACATTCTGTGCCTGTCTGTCATATTTAAGCAGCTTTTTTCGTTTCTAATTTTCTTCTTGGCatggcaaattaaatgctgaaaattaattgtgcAAGTCTGCCGGCTGAAGGATCTGCATTGTGACTCAGCCTGTGTGCCTAATGAGCCCCACAAGCTGTATGCGGGCACAGACAGATGATTGGCAGATGGAACGTAATACGAACATAAATCGCGAACTCTAAGGAGACCCAACTATACCATAGGGGAATTTCCGAGCAGCGCTAGTCCTTAgctacacaaaaaatatgtttccATGAGTGCTTTTCCAAGtgatttcattatttttcgcACAAACCATCCCAGAATCCATGACGCATTTTAGTTCTTAACTAGAAGTccaaaaaatagttgaaagAGCCACTTCTcagaaataaataacaatgGGAGAACGCTGATCGGAGTAGGGGCTTAATCGACTACAATTCACTAGATATAGCATGTGCCTCTATATATCGATTGGTTTGTTCTCTCCCACCAGTCCAATACAGCCATGACCCATGGGCAAAGAACATCAGATAAAAGGCATGCCAAACCTGAACTACAATACGTTAATTAGGGAGCAGTTTccgccatcatcatctttgatcttttttttgggggctaATCTTTGGATTATTTGGGTTAGCAGAACCGCCAGCATAAATGCCTTGGAAGTCTTTTCAGAGagcaattataattaaaatatttacgcaATGCAAAACAGATATTTTGTGCAATAGAAACGGACTTTACGGCCTGCCGGACCCCAGACAGCGAACGCGCATTGCGCTTAGCCATCCAAAAATATCTCGGGTGGAGAAACTCGTCAAgattgccatttaattgctgACAACAAAAACCGGGCCGGACTGCACTCCGCCGCACTCTGCAATGACAGGCTTTCCGATGAACCTAATTCAGCAGCACCTACGCTGGGATGTTCTTAATTATTGTACGAATACCAAGAACACACTCGAAGGCATTCCATTTGGCAGGGGGCAGCTTTTTAGTTCAGTTCCGCCCCTaatgtgtttttcttttcgtgtCCAAGtcttgtgtgtatttttgttagCTGTTCCCCCGCCCCTACTCTACCCAACCCACGAGTATTTGCCCAGTTTTTAGCTTGTGTTTGGATTCTGAATCTCTTTTAATTACGAGTATGAACACAATATGTTTTTGCtgtaaataatgaaaacatcGATcgcaaattgat from Drosophila subobscura isolate 14011-0131.10 chromosome E, UCBerk_Dsub_1.0, whole genome shotgun sequence includes the following:
- the LOC117891375 gene encoding solute carrier family 2, facilitated glucose transporter member 3-like, with protein sequence MACVVSMFQVGGIVGSLFAPCCNTKLGRRGSLLVGGALLTMAALLQFFCRMANSVEMLLLGRLVGGMAAALVYTTQPMYLVELAPAELSGSVGVFTCIGITGGVVVGQLCSFDFLLGTRKHWHYALAGYVLLVIIGLTPLLWFPESPSYLMSKGNKEKTRAILVRLRKSEQRADTELAEIEAASAVAVEKSSLAAVIRNSKLTMPLIIVCSFHLVQQMSGINAIWYYSVSIFTDAGFTLKVASWLNFAEGVLNFFVALFGPWMMASFNRRIMMMLSCLLSSIFLVLLSVGLELMKSYQEVSYGCILFLSLYIVAFNFALGPMPFFIGSELLEASPRPAAMALGSLTNWSSNFLLGMVFPLLQAGIGPFSFIPCSLICVYGFLLTCRYLPETRNRDPKDVAPLLEKGLKSKIK